One segment of Carya illinoinensis cultivar Pawnee chromosome 1, C.illinoinensisPawnee_v1, whole genome shotgun sequence DNA contains the following:
- the LOC122313079 gene encoding V-type proton ATPase catalytic subunit A, producing MPAVYGSRLTTFEDAEKESEYGYVRKVSGPVVIADGMAGAAMYELVRVGHDNLIGEIIRLEGDSATIQVYEETAGLTVNDPVLRTHKPLSVELGPGILGNIFDGIQRPLKTIAKISGDVYIPRGVSVPALDKDILWEFQPKKLGEGDLLTGGDLYATVFENSLMQHHVALPPDAMGKISFIAAPGQYSLKDTVLELEFQGVKKKFTMLQTWPVRSPRPVASKLAADTPLLTGQRVLDALFPSVLGGTCAIPGAFGCGKTVISQALSKYSNSDTVVYVGCGERGNEMAEVLMDFPQLTMTLPDGREESVMKRTTLVANTSNMPVAAREASIYTGITIAEYFRDMGYNVSMMADSTSRWAEALREISGRLAEMPADSGYPAYLAARLASFYERAGKVKCLGSPERTGSVTIVGAVSPPGGDFSDPVTSATLSIVQVFWGLDKKLAQRKHFPSVNWLISYSKYSTALESFYEQFDPDFINIRTKAREVLQREDDLNEIVQLVGKDALAETDKITLETAKLLREDYLAQNAFTPYDKFCPFYKSVWMMRNIIHFYSLANQAVERGAGMDGQKISYSLIKHRLGDLFYRLVSQKFEDPAEGEAALVAKFKQLYEDLSNGFRNLDDETR from the exons ATGCCGGCGGTCTACGGATCTCGATTGACGACCTTCGAAGATGCCGAGAAGGAGAGTGAGTACGGTTACGTCCGCAAG GTATCTGGACCAGTCGTCATTGCAGATGGCATGGCAGGGGCTGCAATGTATGAGCTGGTCCGTGTTGGACACGATAATCTTATTGGTGAGATTATTCGGTTGGAAGGAGATTCTGCTACAATCCAAG TTTATGAGGAAACAGCTGGGTTGACAGTAAATGACCCTGTGCTACGAACACACAAG CCTCTATCGGTGGAGTTGGGACCTGGAATATTGGGAAATATTTTTGATGGCATTCAG AGGCCTTTGAAAACTATTGCAAAAATATCTGGTGATGTCTATATCCCTCGCGGAGTCTCTGTCCCAGCTCTTGACAAAGATATACTTTGGGAGTTTCAGCCTAAAAAACTag GTGAGGGAGATCTTCTCACAGGTGGAGACTTGTATGCT ACCGTCTTTGAGAACAGTCTAATGCAACATCATGTTGCACTTCCTCCTGATGCAATGGGAAAAATTTCTTTCATTGCAGCACCTGGTCAATATTCATTGAAG GATACTGTCTTAGAGCTTGAGTTCCAAGGTGTCAAAAAGAAATTTACCATGCTTCAG ACTTGGCCTGTACGTTCACCACGGCCTGTTGCGTCAAAACTTGCTGCTGATACCCCTCTACTTACTGGGCAG CGTGTTCTTGATGCCCTTTTTCCTTCAGTTCTTGGTGGGACTTGTGCCATACCTGGGGCTTTTGGTTGTGGAAAAACAGTCATTAGTCAAGCACTTTCGAAA taCTCTAATTCTGATACTGTAGTTTATGTTGGTTGTGGGGAACGAGGGAATGAAATGGCAGAG GTTCTTATGGACTTTCCTCAATTGACAATGACTTTGCCGGATGGCCGTGAGGAATCTGTTATGAAGCGTACAACACTTGTGGCCAACACTTCAAACATGCCAGTGGCAGCTCGTGAGGCTTCAATTTATACAG GAATCACAATCGCTGAATATTTTAGAGACATGGGCTACAATGTTAGCATGATGGCAGATTCAACGTCTCGATGGGCAGAAGCATTGCGTGAAATATCAGGGCGGCTG GCAGAAATGCCTGCAGATAGTGGATATCCTGCCTACCTTGCAGCACGTTTAGCCTCATTTTATGAACGTGCTGGTAAAGTAAAATGTCTTGGGAGCCCAGAGCGTACTGGTAGTGTCACAATTGTTGGTGCTGTTTCTCCTCCTGGAGGTGACTTCTCAGATCCCGTGACGTCTGCAACCCTTAGCATTGTCCAG GTTTTCTGGGGTCTGGACAAAAAACTTGCCCAGAGGAAACATTTTCCTTCTGTAAATTGGCTCATTTCCTATTCAAAATACTCAACA GCATTAGAGTCTTTCTATGAGCAATTCGATCCAGATTTTATTAACATCAGGACAAAGGCCCGTGAGGTGCTGCAGAGAGAAGATGACCTGAATGAAATCGTTCAG CTCGTAGGAAAGGATGCATTAGCTGAAACAGACAAGATAACCCTAGAGACTGCTAAGCTTTTGAGGGAAGACTATCTTGCTCAGAATGCTTTTACTCC ATATGACAAATTCTGCCCTTTCTACAAGTCTGTTTGGATGATGCGCAACATTATCCACTTTTATAGTTTGGCCAATCAG GCGGTGGAGAGAGGAGCTGGTATGGATGGTCAAAAGATAAGTTACAGCCTGATCAAACATCGATTGGGGGATCTCTTTTACCGTCTAGT GTCTCAGAAATTCGAGGATCCGGCTGAAGGAGAAGCTGCTCTTGTGGCCAAATTTAAGCAGCTGTACGAGGACCTGTCTAATGGTTTCCGCAACCTTGATGATGAAACTCGGTAA